From a single Chlorocebus sabaeus isolate Y175 chromosome X, mChlSab1.0.hap1, whole genome shotgun sequence genomic region:
- the MAGEC2 gene encoding melanoma-associated antigen C2, giving the protein MPPIPGVPFHNVDDDSPASVESEDWVDAQDPTDEEEEEASSISSSTFYLVFSPSSFSSSSSLILGGPEEVVPSDVIPRLPESTPSSPPQSPPQGPSQSPQSSCCSSFSWSSFSEESSSQKEEDTSTCQGLPDSESSFTHTLDEKVAELVAFLLLRYKAEEPVTEAEMLMIVIKYKDYFPVILKRAREFMELLFGLALIEVGPDHFSVFANTVDLTDEGSDDEGMPENSLLIIILSVIFIKGSFASEEVIWEVLNAIGVYAGREHFIYGEPRELLTKVWVQGQYLECREVPNSSPPYYEFLWGPRAHSESIKRKVLEFLAKLNNTVPSSFPSWYKDALKDVEERAQAMTDTTDDATVMATESLSVMSSNLPFSE; this is encoded by the coding sequence ATGCCTCCCATTCCGGGCGTTCCATTCCACAACGTTGACGACGACTCCCCGGCCTCAGTTGAGTCAGAAGACTGGGTAGATGCACAGGATCCcacagatgaggaagaggaggaagcctCCTCCATTTCCTCTTCCACTTTCTACTTAGTATtttccccctcttccttctcctcatccTCTTCTCTGATTCTTGGTGGTCCTGAGGAGGTGGTGCCATCTGATGTGATACCACGTCTTCCCGAGAGCACTCCCAGTAGTCCTCCACAGAGTCCTCCACAGGGTCCTTCCCAGAGTCCTCAGAGCTCCTGTTGCTCCTCTTTTTCATGGAGCTCATTCAGTGAAGAGTCCAGCAGCCAGAAAGAGGAGGATACAAGTACCTGTCAGGGCCTGCCAGACAGTGAGTCCTCTTTCACACATACACTAGATGAAAAGGTGGCCGAGTTAGTGGCGTTCCTGCTCCTCAGATACAAAGCAGAGGAGCCTGTAACAGAGGCAGAGATGCTGATGATTGTCATTAAGTACAAAGACTACTTTCCTGTGATACTCAAGAGAGCCCGTGAGTTCATGGAGCTTCTTTTTGGCCTTGCCCTGATAGAAGTGGGCCCTGACCACTTTTCTGTGTTTGCAAACACAGTAGACCTCACTGATGAGGGTAGTGATGACGAGGGCATGCCGGAGAACAGCCTCCTGATTATTATTCTGAGTGTGATCTTCATAAAGGGCAGCTTTGCCTCTGAGGAGGTCATCTGGGAAGTGCTGAATGCAATAGGGGTGTATGCTGGGAGGGAGCACTTCATCTATGGGGAGCCCAGGGAGCTCCTCACTAAAGTTTGGGTGCAGGGGCAATACCTGGAGTGTCGGGAGGTGCCAAACAGTTCTCCTCCGTATTATGAATTCCTGTGGGGTCCGAGAGCCCATTCAGAAAGCATCAAGAGGAAAGTACTAGAGTTTTTAGCCAAGCTGAACAACACTGTCCCTAGTTCCTTTCCATCCTGGTACAAGGATGCTTTGAAAGATGTGGAAGAGAGAGCCCAGGCCATGACTGATACCACAGATGATGCCACTGTCATGGCCACTGAAAGCCTCAGTGTCATGTCCAGCAACCTCCCCTTTTCTGAGTGA